In a single window of the Campylobacter iguaniorum genome:
- a CDS encoding molybdopterin molybdotransferase MoeA — translation MEVNEMFSKIDELECLDNYEFISINLAVGRVLAEDIITTKPLPFADNSALDGYAFNYNDINSPLKILGTIFAGDKKEYSIGKNECYKIMTGAIFPTGSDTVVMLEDEAFDENGNLIVPKYIKKDNARKLKGEELGVGEPLLSKSTLLNAAKIMLLASQGISFVKVFAKPKIAVFSTGNEINEPWQTCDDRSIYNANALGISSLLLNNGFESEYKGILKDEKQSLKQEIIKASNYDVIITSGGASKGEADFMKSCLQELGYECIVGSIDIRPAGPTKIFKKGKQLVFILPGNPMSCYIGCFLSAIPAIKKISGRKEYLHETCEATFNGDMIQKGSRANIVLGNYIDGKFTPLNKNNKFSPAMIKPLANANALYLSKIGENEISDKTLIKIIKLS, via the coding sequence ATGGAAGTTAATGAGATGTTTTCAAAAATTGATGAGCTAGAATGCTTAGATAATTATGAGTTTATCAGCATAAATTTAGCCGTAGGTAGAGTTTTAGCTGAAGATATAATCACTACAAAACCACTTCCATTTGCTGACAATTCAGCCCTCGATGGCTACGCTTTTAATTATAATGATATAAACAGTCCTTTAAAAATCCTTGGAACTATCTTTGCAGGGGATAAAAAAGAGTATAGCATAGGCAAAAACGAATGCTACAAAATAATGACTGGAGCGATATTTCCCACTGGTAGTGACACCGTTGTTATGCTTGAAGATGAAGCTTTTGATGAAAATGGCAATTTAATCGTACCAAAATATATTAAAAAAGACAACGCCAGAAAGCTAAAAGGCGAAGAACTAGGCGTTGGAGAGCCGCTTCTTAGCAAATCAACACTTCTAAATGCAGCCAAAATCATGCTTTTAGCCTCTCAAGGCATCAGCTTTGTAAAAGTCTTTGCTAAACCAAAAATAGCAGTTTTTAGCACAGGAAATGAGATAAACGAGCCTTGGCAAACTTGTGATGATAGGTCGATTTATAATGCAAACGCGCTTGGCATAAGCTCACTACTTCTAAATAACGGCTTTGAAAGTGAGTATAAAGGTATCTTAAAAGATGAAAAACAAAGCCTCAAACAAGAGATAATAAAAGCTTCAAACTACGATGTCATCATCACAAGCGGAGGAGCTAGCAAAGGCGAAGCTGATTTTATGAAGTCTTGCTTGCAAGAGCTTGGATATGAGTGCATTGTAGGAAGTATAGACATCAGACCAGCAGGTCCTACAAAGATATTTAAAAAAGGCAAACAGCTTGTATTTATCTTGCCAGGAAACCCGATGTCATGCTATATAGGTTGCTTTTTGTCAGCTATCCCAGCTATCAAAAAAATAAGCGGAAGAAAAGAGTATCTCCACGAGACGTGCGAAGCAACATTTAATGGCGATATGATTCAAAAAGGAAGTCGCGCAAATATCGTGCTTGGCAACTATATAGACGGCAAATTTACACCACTAAACAAAAACAATAAATTTAGTCCAGCGATGATAAAACCACTAGCAAATGCAAACGCTTTGTACCTTTCAAAAATCGGTGAAAATGAAATTTCAGACAAAACTTTGATAAAAATCATCAAACTATCTTGA
- the murA gene encoding UDP-N-acetylglucosamine 1-carboxyvinyltransferase, with the protein MDYLEIKGGNKLFGEVNISGAKNAALPIIAMSILAKNDVLVSNIPQVEDIKTFIKLLQNLGATSTLDGSNLKINTTSINSTKATYDIVRKMRASILVLGPLVARYGYCEVSLPGGCAIGARPIDLHLAALEKMGATIEIKDGYVIASAKDGLKGANIVFDKITVTGTENIVMAAALANGTTKIFNAAKEPEVVQICQILETSGVKIEGIGTSEITVHGTNKELLNLPKITVIPDRIEAGTYLCAVAIAGGEVTLKNIEPNHLVSVLGKLSDMGLNFEFNDKNIKIISSGALHPVQIITTEFPGFPTDMQAQFMALACVADGVSTIDERLFENRFMHASELIRMGADIKLNGHLATICGDELNGADVMATDLRASSALVLAALRANGTTRVHRIYHLDRGYENLETKLSKLGADIKRLSE; encoded by the coding sequence ATGGATTATTTAGAAATCAAAGGCGGAAATAAACTATTTGGCGAGGTAAATATCAGTGGTGCTAAAAACGCCGCACTACCTATCATCGCTATGAGCATACTGGCTAAAAATGACGTCCTTGTATCAAACATTCCACAAGTCGAAGATATAAAAACATTTATAAAATTGCTACAAAATTTAGGCGCGACCTCGACTTTAGATGGCTCAAATTTAAAAATTAACACAACTTCCATAAACTCCACAAAAGCCACTTATGACATCGTTCGCAAGATGAGAGCTTCTATTTTAGTTCTTGGCCCACTTGTTGCAAGATATGGATATTGTGAGGTTTCTTTGCCTGGAGGGTGTGCTATTGGAGCTAGACCTATTGATTTGCACCTTGCTGCACTAGAAAAAATGGGCGCAACAATAGAGATAAAAGACGGATATGTCATAGCCAGCGCAAAAGACGGGCTAAAAGGCGCAAACATCGTCTTTGATAAAATCACAGTCACAGGCACTGAAAATATCGTAATGGCAGCAGCCCTAGCAAACGGAACTACAAAGATTTTTAACGCAGCAAAAGAGCCAGAAGTGGTTCAAATTTGCCAAATTTTAGAGACTAGCGGAGTAAAAATAGAAGGCATAGGAACCAGCGAAATAACAGTCCATGGAACAAACAAAGAGCTTTTAAATTTACCAAAAATCACCGTCATACCAGACAGAATAGAAGCTGGCACATACCTTTGTGCTGTAGCTATAGCTGGCGGGGAAGTCACACTTAAAAATATTGAGCCAAACCACCTAGTTTCAGTCCTTGGAAAGCTTAGCGACATGGGATTAAATTTTGAGTTTAATGATAAAAATATCAAAATCATCTCCTCAGGAGCTCTTCATCCAGTCCAGATTATTACAACTGAGTTTCCAGGATTTCCTACTGATATGCAAGCTCAGTTTATGGCACTTGCTTGCGTGGCAGATGGCGTTAGCACGATTGATGAAAGACTTTTTGAAAACCGCTTTATGCACGCAAGTGAGCTTATAAGAATGGGCGCAGACATTAAGCTAAATGGACATTTGGCGACTATTTGTGGTGATGAATTAAACGGAGCTGATGTCATGGCAACAGATCTAAGAGCAAGCTCAGCGTTAGTTTTGGCAGCACTTAGAGCCAATGGCACGACGAGAGTACATAGAATCTACCACCTTGATAGAGGATATGAAAACCTAGAAACAAAGCTTAGCAAGCTTGGAGCAGACATAAAAAGACTTAGCGAATAA
- a CDS encoding NlpC/P60 family protein: MNIKTICIGAIGVLFLSACSTKSDISTTQINSYKFNSNQDYSSSITRQFKQNDDKESNISYEKDINLSKYLNKKVGRDCSGLVTLINNENNELYFSSKELDNFYDKHGRKSQALFNMYKAENKIAFDEPKLGDLVFFNNTTKGTRKLKENRITHVGIVDKIEPNGTVTFLHNVNGKNIRSVMNLKYKNTHKLNGKKINAYITRCNNTSCLVSNKFAGFGKIDKSLNIKY, encoded by the coding sequence ATGAATATTAAAACTATCTGCATCGGTGCGATTGGTGTATTGTTTTTAAGTGCTTGTTCTACAAAAAGTGATATTTCTACTACTCAAATTAACTCTTATAAATTTAATTCAAATCAAGATTATAGCTCTAGCATAACTCGTCAATTCAAGCAAAATGATGATAAAGAGTCTAATATATCTTACGAAAAAGATATAAATTTGAGTAAATATCTAAATAAAAAAGTTGGCAGAGACTGCTCTGGCCTTGTAACTCTAATAAATAATGAAAATAACGAGCTGTATTTTAGCAGTAAAGAGCTAGATAACTTTTATGATAAGCATGGTAGAAAATCCCAAGCTCTATTTAATATGTATAAAGCTGAAAATAAAATTGCTTTTGATGAGCCAAAATTAGGCGATTTGGTCTTTTTCAATAATACAACTAAAGGGACTAGAAAGCTTAAAGAAAATAGAATAACTCATGTTGGCATAGTCGATAAAATAGAGCCAAATGGCACGGTGACTTTTTTACACAATGTAAATGGCAAAAATATCAGAAGCGTGATGAATCTAAAATATAAAAACACACATAAACTAAATGGCAAGAAAATCAATGCTTACATAACAAGATGCAATAACACATCTTGCTTGGTTTCAAATAAATTTGCTGGTTTTGGTAAGATAGATAAAAGCTTGAATATAAAGTATTAA
- a CDS encoding rhomboid family intramembrane serine protease: protein MAVTPILIAVNAVIYFLQYFVYDPFGFGMYFGLNKLFFAGAYWQILTTMFLHGSLTHIIMNMAVLFQFGTIFERYLGGVKFLLLYMIGGVLTSLLSLSYLFINPTVNLVGASGAICVLLGFMANLDRYSRKGLIIALLLMSFAPLLLGMNIAWYAHLFGFGIGYLAGYMRIFR, encoded by the coding sequence TTGGCAGTAACTCCGATTTTGATAGCTGTAAATGCGGTTATTTATTTTTTGCAATATTTTGTCTATGATCCATTTGGTTTTGGTATGTATTTTGGGCTTAATAAACTATTTTTTGCTGGTGCTTATTGGCAGATTTTGACCACGATGTTTTTGCACGGCTCACTTACTCATATCATCATGAATATGGCTGTTTTGTTTCAGTTTGGGACTATTTTTGAGCGTTATCTTGGCGGGGTTAAATTTTTACTACTATATATGATTGGAGGAGTTCTTACAAGCCTTCTTAGTCTTAGTTATCTTTTTATAAATCCAACTGTAAATTTAGTAGGAGCTAGCGGTGCGATATGTGTGCTTCTTGGCTTTATGGCTAATCTTGATAGATATAGTAGAAAAGGGCTTATCATAGCGCTTTTACTTATGAGTTTTGCGCCACTTTTACTTGGTATGAATATAGCTTGGTATGCTCATCTTTTTGGATTTGGGATAGGGTATTTGGCTGGTTATATGAGGATTTTTAGATGA
- a CDS encoding ferritin-like domain-containing protein produces MSFFTRCKEVLDDGDLESKFSGFEALFDDFRSDKLGFEDEIIEPLISPSYAKFAQIYEMKELKKQKSADKNAAFLHSIAHIEYSAIDIALDACYRFRGLPKEYYFDWLEVAGDEIRHFKMIDEQLQKTGYKYGDLSVHNGLFIALQKTQGSLLDRMAVLPRFMEANGLDANLFMMEKIKTDASKNWLTNTLKIIHHEEIDHVKKGDKWFKFACKEQGVDPNSWINIVLKHYPNAFSTKRELDEAHRIMAGFSTDELEAMKKLQLDKEKL; encoded by the coding sequence ATGAGTTTTTTTACTAGGTGTAAAGAGGTCTTGGATGATGGGGATTTGGAGTCTAAATTTAGCGGTTTTGAAGCATTATTTGATGATTTCAGATCAGATAAACTTGGCTTTGAAGATGAGATTATAGAGCCACTTATTAGCCCAAGCTATGCTAAATTTGCTCAAATTTATGAGATGAAAGAGCTTAAAAAACAAAAATCAGCAGACAAAAACGCAGCCTTTTTGCACTCTATTGCCCACATAGAATACAGCGCGATTGATATTGCTCTTGATGCTTGTTATAGATTTAGAGGCTTGCCTAAGGAGTATTATTTTGACTGGCTTGAGGTGGCTGGTGATGAGATAAGACACTTCAAAATGATAGATGAGCAGCTGCAAAAAACTGGCTATAAATATGGCGATTTGAGCGTACATAATGGGCTTTTCATAGCTTTGCAAAAGACACAAGGCTCACTGCTTGATAGAATGGCGGTACTGCCTAGATTTATGGAGGCAAATGGGCTTGATGCAAATCTTTTTATGATGGAAAAAATCAAAACCGATGCTTCAAAAAACTGGCTAACCAATACGCTAAAAATAATCCACCACGAAGAGATAGACCATGTCAAAAAGGGCGATAAGTGGTTTAAATTTGCTTGCAAAGAGCAGGGCGTGGATCCAAACTCGTGGATAAATATAGTCCTAAAGCACTATCCAAACGCATTTAGCACAAAAAGAGAGCTAGATGAGGCGCACCGCATTATGGCTGGATTTAGTACTGATGAACTTGAAGCGATGAAAAAATTACAACTAGATAAGGAAAAATTATGA
- a CDS encoding SixA phosphatase family protein, with translation MKTIYFIRHSKAEKRDDDDFARDLIEKGESAAKFMGKRLKKHKVTPDIIFASPAKRALKTANLLSKEIGYKKEITQVKALYDCSPTNMHEFIKNIDDELQSVFIVGHNPSITEISEFLSDSDIGNIPTSGIFCIEFDVQSFKEIINHHGHALFFDYPKKHK, from the coding sequence ATGAAAACTATATATTTTATAAGGCATTCCAAGGCGGAAAAAAGAGATGACGATGATTTTGCTAGAGATCTGATAGAAAAGGGCGAAAGTGCGGCTAAATTTATGGGTAAAAGACTTAAAAAACATAAAGTTACGCCTGATATCATATTTGCTTCGCCAGCCAAAAGGGCTTTGAAAACTGCAAATTTACTCTCAAAAGAGATAGGCTACAAAAAAGAAATTACTCAAGTAAAAGCGCTGTATGATTGCAGTCCTACTAATATGCATGAGTTTATAAAAAATATAGATGATGAGTTGCAAAGCGTGTTTATAGTAGGACACAACCCAAGCATCACAGAAATATCTGAGTTTTTGAGTGATTCTGATATAGGAAATATTCCGACAAGTGGGATTTTTTGTATTGAATTTGACGTGCAAAGCTTCAAAGAGATAATCAACCACCACGGTCATGCGCTGTTTTTTGACTATCCTAAAAAGCACAAATAA
- a CDS encoding methylenetetrahydrofolate reductase — translation MLKDKIESNTPGILLYGITPPKINLSKEEAEEIANKQLERLKDSKFDGLVIYDLQDESNRNSSERTFEFICTIKPEIYHKEFLHSAYPAVIYKAVGNYDEAEFREFLQSSSSDTLSVFVGASSKQDKQKLALNDAYKLKNECGQGVTLGGICIPERHIKKGDEDLRVAGKSIKGCKFFITQAVYNIENAKRFIDDYANLGVKKVPIIFTFTPCGSSKTLEFMKWLGIAVPEYFEDRLFSSQNALESSVSLSLDMFEFLFKYAKAKGISVGANVESISTRKVEIEASINLLNGIQKIIEDEKELSYREIWQSASKMTE, via the coding sequence ATGCTAAAAGACAAGATAGAAAGCAACACGCCAGGCATTTTGCTATATGGTATAACTCCGCCGAAGATAAATTTAAGCAAAGAAGAGGCTGAGGAGATAGCAAATAAGCAACTAGAAAGGCTGAAAGATAGCAAATTTGACGGGCTTGTGATATATGATTTACAAGATGAAAGCAATAGAAATAGCTCTGAGCGCACTTTTGAGTTTATCTGCACGATAAAACCTGAAATATACCATAAAGAGTTCTTGCATAGTGCTTATCCAGCAGTCATTTATAAAGCTGTAGGCAACTACGACGAAGCAGAGTTTAGAGAGTTTTTGCAAAGCTCTAGCAGCGACACACTAAGCGTTTTTGTCGGAGCAAGCTCTAAACAAGACAAGCAAAAACTCGCACTAAATGATGCATACAAGCTTAAAAATGAGTGCGGGCAGGGCGTAACTCTTGGTGGGATTTGCATACCAGAACGCCATATAAAAAAGGGCGATGAAGATTTAAGAGTAGCTGGAAAATCCATAAAAGGATGCAAGTTTTTTATCACACAAGCTGTGTATAATATAGAAAATGCTAAACGCTTTATAGATGATTATGCAAATCTTGGAGTCAAAAAAGTACCTATAATCTTTACTTTCACGCCTTGTGGAAGCAGCAAAACGCTTGAGTTTATGAAATGGCTTGGCATAGCAGTTCCAGAATATTTTGAAGATAGGCTATTTAGCAGTCAAAATGCCTTAGAAAGCTCTGTAAGTTTGAGCCTTGATATGTTTGAGTTTTTGTTTAAATACGCAAAAGCAAAGGGCATCAGCGTAGGGGCAAATGTAGAGAGTATTTCTACTAGAAAAGTCGAAATAGAAGCTTCTATAAATCTACTAAATGGCATACAAAAAATCATCGAAGATGAAAAAGAGCTTTCATATAGAGAAATCTGGCAAAGTGCTTCAAAAATGACAGAATAA
- the metE gene encoding 5-methyltetrahydropteroyltriglutamate--homocysteine S-methyltransferase — MSKSFITGFPRIGEQRELKFALESFWAGKSEFSEVEKVASELKARHWGYQKDANIDFISVNDFSYYDLMLDNIVTFGAIPPRFKGLSETELYFSMARGNKTSVAMEMTKWFNANYHYIVPELSRESTFSLNSDKILNEYKEAKAFGIANPKINLIGPITFLALSKTTDGSCALCHLDALVEQYAKLIDQISNLDNEVVVQIDEPIFVTDKAEKLAEKIVPTYEKLTTKSNVKIIFMTYFEHATEAVKEVVKTKIWGVGLDFVHATCQKSSLEILANSDKTVFAGVIDGRNVWVSDIEAKLNLINEIKKYIPSERLNIGTSCSLLHVPYTLKYEEKLSIKEWLSFAVEKLAEVKHLRKLVDGEKFCESGEAWLKANKNAIESRKTSDLVNDKAVQNRVANLSKFQRDVAYEERIKIQKAKFNLPELPTTTIGSFPQTPELRQVRNAYKKALITKEAYEADIKKYIDDCIAFQEECDIDVLVHGEPERNDMVEYFGEQLKGYAFSTNAWVQSYGSRCVKPPLLFGDVSRPKAMTVEWITYAQSKTKRIMKGMLTGPVTILNWSFVRDDKPRSEIAKELALAIYDEIDDLQNAGIRIIQVDEAAFKEGYPLRRENIPAYEKFAVDCFKLSVSAAKAETQIHTHMCYSEFNDIIKTIEAMDADVISIETARSGNELLKIFKSVGYKQEVGPGVYDIHSPRVPSVEEIATQINVLLEVLPKSQLWINPDCGLKTRKWEEVKPSLKNMTAAVKIVRLS; from the coding sequence ATGTCAAAAAGTTTTATAACAGGATTTCCAAGAATAGGTGAGCAAAGAGAGCTTAAATTTGCACTTGAGAGTTTTTGGGCTGGCAAGAGTGAGTTTAGCGAGGTCGAGAAAGTCGCTAGCGAGCTAAAAGCACGCCACTGGGGCTATCAAAAAGATGCAAATATTGATTTTATCAGCGTAAATGACTTTTCATATTATGATTTAATGCTTGATAATATCGTAACTTTTGGAGCTATTCCACCAAGATTTAAAGGACTTAGCGAAACTGAGCTTTATTTTTCAATGGCACGTGGAAACAAAACAAGCGTTGCTATGGAAATGACAAAATGGTTTAACGCAAACTACCATTACATCGTACCAGAGCTTAGCCGTGAGAGTACTTTTAGCCTAAATTCAGACAAAATTTTGAATGAATATAAAGAAGCAAAGGCATTTGGAATCGCAAATCCAAAGATAAATTTGATAGGACCTATCACATTTTTAGCACTTAGCAAAACCACTGATGGTAGCTGCGCGCTATGCCATTTAGATGCTTTGGTAGAGCAATATGCAAAATTAATAGATCAAATTTCAAATCTTGATAATGAAGTAGTAGTTCAAATAGATGAGCCGATTTTTGTGACAGACAAAGCCGAAAAACTAGCTGAAAAAATTGTCCCAACATATGAAAAACTAACCACAAAAAGCAATGTCAAAATCATATTTATGACATATTTTGAGCATGCAACTGAAGCTGTAAAAGAGGTAGTAAAAACTAAAATTTGGGGCGTTGGACTTGATTTTGTTCATGCAACTTGCCAAAAATCATCTCTTGAAATCCTAGCAAATAGCGATAAAACCGTCTTTGCTGGTGTGATAGATGGAAGAAATGTTTGGGTAAGCGACATCGAAGCCAAACTAAACTTAATCAACGAAATCAAAAAATATATCCCAAGCGAACGCCTAAATATCGGTACTTCTTGCTCGCTTTTACACGTGCCTTATACTTTGAAATACGAAGAAAAACTAAGCATAAAAGAGTGGCTTAGCTTCGCAGTAGAAAAACTAGCTGAAGTAAAACATTTAAGAAAACTAGTCGATGGTGAGAAATTCTGCGAGTCAGGAGAAGCTTGGTTAAAAGCCAATAAAAACGCCATAGAATCACGTAAAACTTCAGATTTAGTAAATGATAAAGCAGTTCAAAACAGAGTTGCAAATCTAAGCAAATTCCAAAGAGACGTGGCATATGAAGAGCGTATCAAAATCCAAAAGGCTAAATTTAACCTTCCAGAGCTTCCAACTACAACAATAGGCAGCTTCCCACAAACCCCAGAACTTCGCCAAGTCCGCAATGCTTATAAAAAAGCCCTTATTACAAAAGAAGCCTATGAAGCTGATATCAAAAAATATATTGATGATTGTATAGCATTCCAAGAAGAGTGCGACATCGATGTTTTGGTACATGGTGAGCCAGAGAGAAACGATATGGTCGAGTATTTTGGAGAGCAGCTTAAAGGTTATGCATTTAGCACAAATGCGTGGGTTCAAAGCTATGGTAGTCGCTGCGTTAAGCCACCTCTTCTTTTTGGTGATGTTAGTCGCCCAAAAGCTATGACAGTGGAATGGATCACTTATGCTCAAAGCAAAACCAAAAGAATCATGAAAGGTATGCTAACTGGACCAGTAACTATCCTAAATTGGAGCTTTGTGCGTGATGATAAACCAAGAAGCGAGATAGCAAAAGAGCTAGCACTTGCGATTTATGATGAGATAGACGACTTGCAAAATGCCGGAATTAGGATCATTCAAGTAGACGAAGCAGCGTTCAAAGAGGGTTATCCGCTAAGACGTGAAAACATACCAGCTTATGAGAAATTTGCAGTTGATTGCTTCAAACTAAGCGTTTCAGCGGCTAAAGCCGAAACTCAAATCCACACTCATATGTGTTATTCTGAGTTCAACGACATCATTAAAACAATTGAAGCAATGGACGCTGATGTCATAAGCATAGAAACTGCTAGAAGCGGTAACGAACTACTAAAAATCTTTAAATCAGTAGGCTACAAACAAGAAGTCGGCCCTGGCGTTTACGACATACATAGCCCAAGAGTTCCAAGCGTCGAAGAGATAGCAACTCAAATAAACGTACTTCTTGAAGTTCTTCCAAAAAGCCAACTATGGATAAATCCAGATTGTGGACTAAAAACAAGAAAATGGGAAGAGGTTAAACCAAGCCTTAAAAATATGACTGCCGCTGTTAAAATCGTACGTCTAAGCTAA
- a CDS encoding RNA degradosome polyphosphate kinase, which yields MENKDIFINRELSWLRFNSRVLSQCEKDLPLLEKLKFIAIYCTNLDEFYMIRIAGLKQLFAAGVVVSGNDEMTPLDQLREIRKYLKDEQQILEHHYKDTVAKLANAGLHIQKYEDLAPNVKSKADEFFFSNILPVIVPIAVDATHPFPHLNNLSFGLAVKLCDSDHPEIIKFGMIRISRVLPRFYNAGDGVYVPIESIVHRHAEEIFPGYKLLASCAFRVTRNADMVIEEEEADDFMMILEQGLKLRRKGAFVRLQIEKDPDPEILDFLNLHMKIFYKDIYENSIPLTLGALWQIIGDKEFSHLLLPPYTPKTLPPFGQNVSMFDAIDKEDVLLFHPYESFDPVAQFIKEAAKDPKVISIRMTLYRVEKNSSLIQALIDAASDGKQVTVMVELKARFDEENNLHWAKALENAGAHVIYGITGFKVHAKVSQVIRQIGDKLKFYMHLGTGNYNGSSAKIYTDISYFTSREEFAKDTTTFFHILSGFSKNRRLNALSMSPMQIKERVIQKIKDEAKAGKDGRIIAKMNALVDSDVIKALYNASKAGVQIDLIIRGICCLRPGVAGISENIRVRSIIGKYLEHARIFYFKHADPKFYISSADWMPRNLERRLELMTPIYDEMLQDKLSEILRLQLSDNELAYELGSDGEYTSVIRGDNEKPLNNHEFFEDHLNRVFKTLKKDSDQDKAQILASKLFKDS from the coding sequence ATGGAGAATAAAGATATTTTTATCAATCGCGAACTGTCTTGGCTGAGATTTAACTCAAGAGTTTTGAGCCAATGTGAAAAAGACTTACCATTGCTAGAAAAACTCAAATTTATAGCAATTTACTGCACAAATTTAGATGAGTTTTATATGATTAGAATAGCTGGACTTAAGCAACTATTCGCCGCTGGAGTTGTAGTCAGTGGAAATGACGAAATGACGCCACTTGATCAGCTTAGAGAGATAAGAAAATACCTAAAAGATGAGCAACAAATTTTAGAACATCACTATAAAGATACAGTTGCAAAACTCGCAAATGCTGGGCTTCATATACAAAAATACGAAGACCTTGCACCAAATGTCAAAAGCAAAGCTGATGAGTTTTTCTTCTCAAATATCTTGCCAGTTATCGTACCTATCGCAGTCGATGCTACTCATCCATTTCCGCATCTAAACAATCTTAGCTTTGGGCTTGCGGTCAAACTTTGTGACTCAGATCACCCTGAGATAATCAAATTTGGAATGATACGCATTAGCCGTGTTTTGCCAAGATTTTATAATGCAGGGGATGGCGTTTATGTACCGATTGAAAGCATAGTTCATCGCCACGCTGAGGAGATTTTCCCTGGATATAAGCTACTTGCAAGCTGCGCGTTTAGAGTTACAAGAAATGCTGATATGGTTATCGAAGAAGAAGAGGCAGATGACTTCATGATGATATTAGAGCAGGGCTTGAAACTCCGCAGAAAAGGGGCTTTCGTCCGCTTACAAATCGAAAAAGATCCAGATCCTGAAATACTTGATTTTCTAAATTTGCATATGAAGATTTTCTACAAAGACATCTACGAAAATAGCATTCCACTAACTCTTGGTGCACTTTGGCAAATCATCGGCGACAAGGAGTTTTCTCATCTTCTTTTGCCACCATACACACCAAAAACACTTCCACCCTTTGGGCAAAACGTCTCAATGTTTGATGCCATAGACAAAGAAGACGTGCTGCTTTTTCACCCTTATGAGAGCTTTGATCCTGTAGCGCAGTTCATCAAAGAAGCTGCAAAAGATCCAAAAGTCATATCTATACGCATGACACTTTATAGAGTTGAGAAAAACTCAAGCCTCATCCAAGCTCTAATAGACGCTGCAAGTGATGGCAAACAAGTGACTGTAATGGTCGAGCTAAAAGCTAGATTTGATGAAGAAAATAATCTCCACTGGGCAAAAGCACTAGAAAACGCCGGAGCTCACGTAATCTATGGAATAACAGGATTTAAAGTCCATGCAAAAGTAAGCCAAGTAATCCGCCAAATAGGCGATAAGCTTAAATTTTATATGCATCTTGGAACTGGTAATTACAACGGAAGCAGTGCGAAAATTTATACTGATATTAGCTACTTTACAAGCAGAGAAGAGTTTGCAAAGGACACAACGACTTTTTTTCACATTCTTTCTGGATTTAGCAAAAACCGCAGATTAAACGCACTTTCCATGTCTCCAATGCAAATAAAAGAAAGAGTCATACAAAAAATAAAAGATGAAGCAAAAGCTGGAAAAGATGGCAGAATAATTGCCAAAATGAACGCTTTAGTCGATAGTGATGTGATAAAAGCACTGTATAATGCGAGCAAAGCAGGGGTGCAAATCGATCTTATCATCAGAGGTATTTGTTGCCTTAGACCTGGAGTTGCAGGTATCAGCGAAAATATCAGAGTAAGATCTATCATAGGAAAATACCTTGAGCACGCTAGGATATTTTACTTCAAGCACGCCGATCCGAAATTTTACATCTCAAGCGCTGATTGGATGCCAAGAAACTTAGAACGCCGCTTGGAGCTAATGACTCCGATTTATGATGAGATGCTTCAAGACAAATTAAGTGAGATCTTAAGACTTCAACTAAGCGATAATGAGCTTGCTTATGAGCTTGGAAGCGATGGAGAATACACAAGCGTCATAAGAGGTGACAATGAAAAACCACTAAACAACCATGAGTTTTTTGAAGACCATTTAAATAGAGTTTTTAAAACACTCAAAAAAGATAGCGACCAAGACAAAGCCCAAATTTTGGCTTCAAAACTATTTAAAGATAGTTAA